A genomic segment from Cinclus cinclus chromosome 11, bCinCin1.1, whole genome shotgun sequence encodes:
- the PABPN1L gene encoding embryonic polyadenylate-binding protein 2, with product MFGGRASSLFLDTSEIWWQDPPSLQADAASWDVAEVASVCKAADEGSDPSPQEGNSTEEEQDVQDPELEAIKAKLREIEKEDERLKELQLEAENHLFRSSEAALFPLTTKEKMEADQRSIYVGNVDYGGTAEELESHFNSCGQINRVTILCDKFSGHPKGYAYIEFEEQSSVKAAVELDESVFRGRVIKVLPKRTNMPGISSTDRGGYRGYFHARGGLGRWGGFYGQHPRVRGRTYRGRARLLPWYFPY from the exons ATGTTCGGGGGCCGGGCCAG TTCTCTCTTCCTGGACACTTCAGAGATCTGGTGGCAGGACCCACCGTCCCTGCAGGCGGACGCAGCATCCTGGGACGTGGCAGAGGTGGCATCTGTGTGTAAGGCAGCAGATGAGGGTTCAGATCCGAGCCCCCAGGAGGGGAACAGCAcggaggaggagcaggatgtTCAGGACCCG GAGCTGGAGGCCATCAAAGCCAAACTGCGGGAAATAGAGAAGGAGGATGAGAGGTTGAAGGAATTACAGCTGGAAGCTGAGAACCACCTGTTCAGGAGCTCAGAAGCAG CTCTCTTCCCACTGACAACCAAGGAGAAGATGGAGGCTGACCAGCGTTCCATCTATGTGGGCAAT GTGGATTACGGGGGCACAGCAGAAGAGCTGGAGTCTCACTTCAACAGCTGTGGGCAGATCAACCGTGTCACCATCCTCTGTGACAAGTTCTCGGGCCACCCCAAAGG CTATGCCTACATCGAGTTCgaggagcagagctctgtgaaGGCTGCGGTGGAGCTGGACGAGAGCGTGTTCAGGGGCCGTGTCATCAAG GTGCTGCCCAAGAGGACTAACATGCCTGGCATCAGCAGCACGGACCGCGGGGGCTACCGGGGCTATTTCCATGCCCGGGGAGGGCTGGGCCGCTGGGGAGGCTTCTATGGGCAGCACCCCAGGGTGCGAGGGAGGACCTACAG GGGTCGGGCCAGGCTGCTGCCTTGGTATTTTCCATATTAG
- the TRAPPC2L gene encoding trafficking protein particle complex subunit 2-like protein isoform X2: protein MAVCIAVIAKENYPLYIRSVPTENELKFHYTVHTSLDVVDEKISAMGKALVDQRELYLGLLYPTEDYKVYGYVTNSKVKFVMVVDSSNTALRDNEIRSMFRKLHNSYTDIMCNPFYNPGDRIHSSRAFDTMVNSMMMQVC, encoded by the exons ATGGCGGTGTGCATCGCCGTGATCGCCAAGGAG AATTACCCCCTGTACATCCGGAGTGTCCCCACAGAGAACGAGCTGAAGTTCCACTACACCGTGCACACCTCGCTGGACGTGGTGGATGAGAAGATCTCAGCCATGGGCAAAGCCCTGGTGGACCAGAGGGAGCTGTACCTGGGGCTCCTCTACCCCACTGAAGACTACAAGGT CTATGGCTACGTGACCAACTCCAAGGTGAAGTTTGTCATGGTGGTGGATTCCTCCAACACAGCCCTGAGGGACAACGAGATCCGCAGT ATGTTCCGGAAGCTGCACAATTCCTACACTGACATCATGTGTAACCCTTTCTATAACCCTGGGGATAGGATCCATTCCAG TAG AGCTTTTGATACTATGGTGAACTCCATGATGATGCAGGTGTGCTGA
- the TRAPPC2L gene encoding trafficking protein particle complex subunit 2-like protein isoform X1, with protein sequence MAVCIAVIAKENYPLYIRSVPTENELKFHYTVHTSLDVVDEKISAMGKALVDQRELYLGLLYPTEDYKVYGYVTNSKVKFVMVVDSSNTALRDNEIRSMFRKLHNSYTDIMCNPFYNPGDRIHSRAFDTMVNSMMMQVC encoded by the exons ATGGCGGTGTGCATCGCCGTGATCGCCAAGGAG AATTACCCCCTGTACATCCGGAGTGTCCCCACAGAGAACGAGCTGAAGTTCCACTACACCGTGCACACCTCGCTGGACGTGGTGGATGAGAAGATCTCAGCCATGGGCAAAGCCCTGGTGGACCAGAGGGAGCTGTACCTGGGGCTCCTCTACCCCACTGAAGACTACAAGGT CTATGGCTACGTGACCAACTCCAAGGTGAAGTTTGTCATGGTGGTGGATTCCTCCAACACAGCCCTGAGGGACAACGAGATCCGCAGT ATGTTCCGGAAGCTGCACAATTCCTACACTGACATCATGTGTAACCCTTTCTATAACCCTGGGGATAGGATCCATTCCAG AGCTTTTGATACTATGGTGAACTCCATGATGATGCAGGTGTGCTGA
- the TRAPPC2L gene encoding trafficking protein particle complex subunit 2-like protein isoform X3: protein MAVCIAVIAKENYPLYIRSVPTENELKFHYTVHTSLDVVDEKISAMGKALVDQRELYLGLLYPTEDYKVYGYVTNSKVKFVMVVDSSNTALRDNEIRSMFRKLHNSYTDIMCNPFYNPGDRIHSSCFL from the exons ATGGCGGTGTGCATCGCCGTGATCGCCAAGGAG AATTACCCCCTGTACATCCGGAGTGTCCCCACAGAGAACGAGCTGAAGTTCCACTACACCGTGCACACCTCGCTGGACGTGGTGGATGAGAAGATCTCAGCCATGGGCAAAGCCCTGGTGGACCAGAGGGAGCTGTACCTGGGGCTCCTCTACCCCACTGAAGACTACAAGGT CTATGGCTACGTGACCAACTCCAAGGTGAAGTTTGTCATGGTGGTGGATTCCTCCAACACAGCCCTGAGGGACAACGAGATCCGCAGT ATGTTCCGGAAGCTGCACAATTCCTACACTGACATCATGTGTAACCCTTTCTATAACCCTGGGGATAGGATCCATTCCAG CTGCTTCCTTTAA